Below is a window of Epinephelus fuscoguttatus linkage group LG12, E.fuscoguttatus.final_Chr_v1 DNA.
GTCAGAATGAGAGATTTCTTCTTCGGAAAAAGTAAAAACCAATGCAGTGTTCATAGTGTGTGAAATTACATTTTGGGCTGTTGATGCTACCGTGTGTCATTATCCGTCTCTGTGCTTTTATGATGGTAAACATTGGCGCTAAGTGGTAGCTCTGTAATAAGGCCTTGACATTTCTACAGCACACTGGAGAAGAGTGtgtaaaattaacattttacatAATGAAGTAACACAGTTATTCAATGGGGCTTTGAATAGAAACATCTGTACAAGCTTTCAGCTTTTATCTTTTATACTTCAGTCTCCCAATAATGAGATGCGACAGTGGTCACAGTGATAGCTCTCACTTACTACAATAAAAGGAAAATAGGAATCTGTACTACACCCACTATTATTTTGTGATTGTATTTAATATATAACATATTTGTGTTCCCTAAAGGTGATGTTTCTGTGGATCGGACGGAACTGCCACCCCAACTTCCTCACACAAGTCCTGGGAGTTCCCAGTTACGCTGCTGTGCCTGATAACCTGGTAGGAAAACTCATGTTGCACCAGGATTGTCCCACAAAACTGGCTTGATGCCACGGTAACAAACAAATATTGGATGATTGGACAGttgggtaaaaagtgacactTTTGGCCATCAGATAAAGATGCCACATATGCAGCACTCAGGGCAGAATAGACGTGTGGCGTGTCATCACCCTCCTGCTGTCTGTAGCACAGAGTCAATATGCAATGCTGTCATTGCATAGAATTAACAGAATACACAGACCCCAGGCCTTTCTTTTTAACAAGTCGAGACGGAGCTGTCGCTGTCTTCACTGTGTTGTTCTTCTGTGCTGTTAGGTGTTGTCTAACGGCAGACTAGAACACGTGTAGGTGTATTTGTTGTCCTGTCAAGTAAGACTTCCATCCTGGTATCTACGGTATTTGAGAAAAATGAGTACCCTACACATTTTCAGAATTCTGGCATCTAGAAGTGTCCGTTCTCGTGACATCCCTTCTTGAGGATGGCATAATGGCCACATCTGTTATTACACATACAGCATAGCTACACGTTCACTCATCGCATCCTCCTCCCACTCTCTCCTCTCACAGTATCTGCTCCCCGAGCTGGACACTGCCGAGTCGCAGAGAACCAGAGCTTTCATCGGTTGGCTCAGAGACCAGAGGCCGTTCTTCCCCTCCCTGCATGTCATCAGGTGGGCAACAGACAACATCCTGTATAAGAGAGTTGAGAATCAAGTTGGAACAATGTGGGAAATTAAATCAGCCAAAAGCTGCTGGTAGATTTTTGTTTTGGCAGTTAATGAACCGTCATTTGAAGGTCACCTTCTGTTGTACTCGGTGAACCCTGGAGAACCTTGTTGGCTGATAAAATCTTGAAAATTGTGACTGAACAGATCAATTTACAGTTAATATGACAACTGATAAATAAACTCAACTGAAAAATCAGAAAACTGAGCAGCAGTGAGGTTACTCAAGCTTTTGTTTAACTGGAACAGAATTTGGAGGTCATTTATTACAAAAATCGGTAACTTAGAAAACCGTTAAAGGCTGCAAAAGCAGTCTCATAGATTTGAAAGGGATGAACTGAGTTTGTAAGTGTGCAAAAGTTCAGAAGTTTTCATAGTAAAACCAAACACTTGAATTACCTTTGCCATCACTTTGACAATTTCAACAACTACATCTGATGTCtcgactttttttttcactcttcaCCCTTTGACTTTCTCAGGGACGAGAGCCAGCTGAAACCCACCTTTATGCAGAACATGATCGAAGACCGAACAGAGTCGGCCCTGTCATACTACGAGTTCCTGCTCCACCTCCAACAGCAAATCTCCAAATAATTTTCAGTGGGACTGTGGAGAACAGGGAACACTCAAGTGAGGATGTGcatcagtgtatgtgtgtgtatgtatgtacattgtgtgtgtgtgtgtgtgtgtgtgtgtgtgtgtgtgtgtgtgtgtgtgtgtgtgaaagcagtGGAAGTCAGACTCAAGGATGCCTCTTGCTCAGTCTTCGGCTATGGCCCGCCATCTCTCTGAGGAAAAGCTGAACTGATGTGACGTGTCGCTCAAATCAAACTATGTGACGGACAGTGTGAGGACAAAGAGACGAAGAATCGAATCTGATGCTTATTTGGCACTTTTTACCCAGCTGAAGCAGTGCgttggaagaagaaaaaagaagcaagaaatccaagatgatgatgattgtgatTATATATGTCAATGATCGAATGAATCAGTGTTTATTCTCAGAGAACAATGCTGTCTAACTGATCGTTCTGATACAGTTCAGGCAAACGGAtgtgtgaagtgtttttgttcaAAAAGCACAGTCGTCTTTACTAAAACAAGTCAAacgtatgtttgtgtgtgcttaaGACTAGGTTTATGAGGAAGGTTAGTGTGTCTGCGCTCAAAGACTGTTATTGAGTGTCACCAGGAGTATTTGTACACAGAACACCTGAGCTCTAACAACACTCTTACTATCGTACCTGAAGGACAGAacgtgtgcttttttttttaatttcccacTCATTATAATTGTGTGTCGAACAAATGCGTAGACTCTGTTGTAAAAGGCAGGAATGTTTAAGGTGTTTGAAGGCGGATCGACCTCGCCGTCATCGCTGCCTTGAATGTGTGGACTCGGCAGTGGAAAGTCTATTTCATTGGTCTGATCTGTCCTTCAGCAACTCTCTGTCATACTTTCTCTCTCTGGACATTCAGAACACCCCTGACAACATCgctgttctgtttgtttgtttcttctttttttgtttccagttaTCTAATAATTTATGAGACTCCCAATCTGATTAAATTCTATAATTGCCTTGTATGGGAAGtcactttttattattaaaccTCTGTTTAAATACAGACTCTATAtatgaaatattttaatataataGGATATGGGAAATTCTTTAACACAGACATAACAAAGCCATTGTGATCTTTTAATCATGCTTATTGATACTTGTATATTGAAAATACTGCATTATATAAAGGTAAAGAAATGCTGATGGTTTTAGTATAAACAATAAGGTGAAATGACGCtaaggaaataaaatgtttgggactttttaaatgtagttttgTGTGTTGGTGGGTGAACTGTTGATTCAATGAAAGCAAAGACTACAAAACAGTATGGACCAATAATAGTCAAGTTTTCTCTTGACTCGGCGTGAGTTTTTTTGATTTGGTCTGATTTCATACGGTTTGTAATGTATGTATTATATAAGCAAACATGTATTTAGGAACAGACAGATGTTTTGGTCTTGCACAAAATTgtctttcataaaaaaaaactgatgaaaataaaaatagccTGTGTTTGTACAGAGTAAATTGCAGAagtgtggactcaagtcacatgacttggacatGAGTCCTAAATGATGTTATAACAAAAAAGTGTGCTGGGTATCCTGACAGAAGATGTGCTTTGAATCAATTCAGTAGCCATTCACTTTGCGTGAGCTGAATGGAAAGGTTTCTAACATGTAACTGTCGCAGGGAAAACAGACCAAAGCATGCCTGCTCATTTTGCATTGAAAGCAATAAATACAGATTCTAAATTGCATTCATTATCTAGGAAAATGAACTAAATGCCGCTCTGTTAAATGGCATTCAATTTGATGATGGTGCACATAATTACCTGTTCAGGACTTGGACTGCAGCTTGACTTTTAATTTGCAAAACTGGCTTTGTCCCTCCTCTGGTAAATTGTGAATAACTGTAGTTCCAGACGGAGAATGACCAAAAAAATGATGCATCAACACAGCTTCTGATGTTAATAACAGTAATCAACATTTTCCCAACCCTATCTGTGAATACCATGTGTACATTTGTAAATCTTTGCGCATGCTAAACAGATAAAGTCAACTGTGAGACCCATGATACGTTTATACTTACACTTAATTAAAGATTCATATTATTAATACAACATATGAATCAGCCAataaattattttgtattttatggaCTGGGATACAGCAGTGTATAAAGCTGCATCACTAATTATAATTTTGTATGTCTGAAATGGACCATACTGCATAATGACAACTTTaaattttgatgctaatacttttgtacaCTCGGGAGGATAGTGAATGCATGTCTTTTATGTGTCATAAATTATTTTAACacttatattttaatttttatgaatgaaCTTTTACAATACAGTGTGGTCTGGAACATATCTTAACAGAGTAATACACATACAAATGAATCATcaagaaagcaaaaaacaaaacaaaaacagcaccaaacaggaaatgacaacaaaagtaaaacaaatgtaacataaattaaaattaagataaaaacGAGAGTGCATGTTGCAGGAGGTTCACTTGAGTAGTGGTCCACCTCCTTCATCAATACAGAAAAAGATGTTTGTGAATATGAAATCTGGTGAGAGGCAAAATTAGATAACTAAGGAAAGAAGCATTAATATCTTTGTAACAGTAATCACAGCACCCATTTCTGCAGTTAATAGTAAAATAATGGAGATAATCAGCTTTACATTTAGCAGTCACAGTCTTCCCATAATGCATTATGTAAAAGTAGAAGACCAAATTAAATGGGAGCACGTTTCAGGAtataatttacaaaaatcactGCGTATTATCACAAAGCATCTACCACCATCTAGGCGTCATCGGGCCTGTTTCCTGGCAGTCAGCACTGAGGGCTGTAAAAACCTGCCAAAACTACACTGTCATTCTCTGTGGTTACGTCATCACCGCGCGTCCTCTGCTCAACCAGCGCACTGTCCATTGCGTTGTGTTGTAGCGTTTAATTGATTCAGCGGGGCGGTTTGTGTTGCCGTTGAATCGCTATTGTTTGTATGTATCGTGAATATACTTTGTAGTCGACGCTAACTTATTTCAACATGGAGTCCGGAGAGGCCAACGAGGGGGAGAAGGGAGGCTCTCTGTCGGCGGCGCAGAGGAGGGCAGAGATCCGGAGGAGAAAGCTGCTCATGAATTCAGAGGACAGGATGAACAGAATCGTAGGCTTCGCTAAAAACGAGTCTGAAAACAACGGTATGTTGTTATGAATGATCCGGTGCACACTACGGCGCTGTTAGGCGAGTCTCCTCTATTGAAACGTGTTATATTGACACCTGCTTCAtctcactgctgctgtttgagtCAACAAATTACCTTCATCCACAGACACTATCTTTGTTTCATTAATCATATGCAGATAAAACAGAGGGGggatgtaactaagtacatttactcaagtgctgtaCCAAATTACATATTCATAGCCTTCCTGACCTGCCAAAAAATCTTCAAATATAGTGATCTTGAATTTCTATTTTACTtaaaactgaaggatgaagtgttgaTGTAGGGGCTGAGAAAATGCTCCTGCTTCTTCAGCTAAATAAACCAAATAGGACCCTCCTGTGTGAGGTGGAAAATGCATCGTCACTGAGCTGAAAACAGAGCTGTTTACCTGACACCATCAAAAGTTAAATTTTAAGAGATGAGTGGCTCTCCTAAGTAGAACACATAGGAAATGATGCATTATATTAAACTGCCAAACAATACATAAAGGAGTTAAAATCAGTACATCCTTAAAGAGGAACTTCACCCATGgcaaaattaatatattttactcTTTTggtctaaaataaaatattagtaaaaatgaaaaagtctCTCAAATCTGAAAATTAGAGTgttaaaaatctaatttgtgTTGTCACtgagtataaagtctggagctgctccacagacaatgaatgatgtcagatgttatagatgacactgacaGCACCCAGGCGAATGTTACGAGTGCATGGGTGCATTTTCTGcgtcagaactgagaacactgcAGTAGGATGAAGCTCATTCTGGtacaagaaagaaaacaatctGCCAGAAGTTTGGCTCCCATTCATTATCTAGGGAGAAGCTCCAGACGTCACTAGTTTGAgccttacttctctggtttctggctttaagagaaagtcacaaatattgattgatcTTCCCtcggccatggaaataacatattggaattcttaatttaggtggtgttcccctttaaacatctacagaagtaaaatgcaacatacacatgaatgcagcactaacattaatccaaaaacattaCATGTAATagtaaaatacagacagaaaacattttattacacagggagtacttttacttttaaaacagGGCTTTTACTTGAAGTGGTGAATTTCAGCAGTGTGAATTTTGTACTTAAGTCAAGGTTCTGAATATGTCATCCACCACTGAGTATAAACGTGGCACATTATCTCAAGCTGGGATTCAAACCCGCAACAACCAGGTCCCACTGCAGCCGGGCCACTTACAGAAATGGCTGGGCCCCTGAAAAGGTCCAGTGAATAGACCCTCCCCGGATCTGCTTTACTCACATTAATGCATGCGCTTGCTATCTCTCTCTTAATTTAGATCAGCTAATTTCCCAGATCATGTGGCCGGCCACTAATGACTCATGCTATTTTCAGGAGAGGACGTTTTATAATGAAACAGGCTACGTTTTTCTATAGCAACAATTAATACAATGTTTATATTTGTTGTTTAATAAGTCATGGTGAATATTTCGTAACTTAAATATGGTTAACATCACTTAtatttaggtgtgtgtgtgggggggggcataatatgatataatgatataaataattaatattacaaatactaaaaataataatacaaatatatttaacTTTAGGTAatctactagaataatataatcaattgcttttcaGTCCagcagatacattttgctgctgcaaaaaagtttatcttattcgataaaacagatgttgacaaagtttttcttctgagacataatttacagttggaaaaaggtaataaatcgcaatatattttattgcaatactcagcatattgcaacatattttaAATGGCAATAACATTGTATCATGGATCTTCTGGTGATTCCCGCCCCTACTTATATTTAGGATGAACAAGATCTATCGCTCCTAGAAAGCATTCCCCTTTTTACCTTCCCATGGGCAGTCCTGTCCCTCTGTGACTCCAGTGACTCAAGATGGCACTGAGTGGAAACAATCAGTCAAAAATTAATGTTAAGTTTTTACAGTTGATTAACCATctttaagtattttatttaaagcaAAGTTGCCAGAAATGATCTGGGTTCACCTTCTCAAATGTTGTCAGTGTGCGTGTTTCTTCATCTTTTATGATAGAAAATTTGATATCTCAATCTAATATCTTtttggggttttggactgttggttcgGACAAAACAAATGATTTAGAATATGTCATCTTGGATTATAAATAAACGATTTACTAGTTGATCAAGACATGGCAGATATTATGGAAAGATATTATCTATGGCAACAAGTTTCCATAGATAATATCTGTCCATTGAAGTTCTTTGTACTACGCCTGTAGCTCAGGGGCAGAAAGGATAGATCCATCTCAAATTGAGCCAAACCAATACAGGAACTTGATTGATATTTTATGGTTAAAGGCCCTGAACTTATTGACTTATAGTACAGTTTCCCATTCATCtgatgtcaagtcaagtcagtttatttatatagcacataaaaacaacaggtgttgaccaaagtgctttgTCACTGATGTTGTCTCCCATCTTCAGCCGGAGCGCTCCGGCGTCCGACAGAACCCCGCTTTCACCTCGACCTCGACAGGACGGAGCCATGGTCGTCGTCCTCATCCTCCCCGAGACCATCTCCCTTCATGTCAGAGGCCTCAGCGCTCGGCAGCCGCTCCCACAGTGCCACCCCAGAGAGGAGGGGCTCACCCCTGCCAGACTGCAGTGAGCCACTCGGAGGCTCTCTGGGAAGCTCTTTGGACGACGACATGGGAGGGATCCGACCGAGACCAAGGGGGGAACGGGCATCAGACGACATCAGCGGTTCCCCACGTCGAGGCCTCCAGAAGTACCTGTCACGTTTTGATGACGCCATGAAACTGCGGGGTCAGCTGGCCAGCGAGAAGCCGGCTCAGGACGGAGGGTCTGACTCAGAGGATTTTGATCCCTTCAGAATCTTCCGACTCATTGGCAGCATCCTCCTGGCTGTTTTTGTTCGAATTTTTGTCTGCAAGTTTCTGGTGAGTGTACtatcatgtcatgtcattttgacatgtttgtggCTTTGGGTCTTATTTTATCTCTGAGCACTTACTTTTAAATTAGTGCTCAGAAATACTTTTAGTGGCAGTGTCACATATTATATGTAACTAGGGTCTGATATCAGCCCACATTTAATAATAGTGCATCTCACTACCAGAGAAATGACATTGTTCTGtaatttttcttttgaaattctAGTCGATATTTGCTCCGTTTCTGACCCTCGAACTGGCCTACATGGGGTTGTCCAAATACTTTCCAAAGGTGAGTTTGTATCAAATATTTTATAATCCCTTTTCTACTGTTAAAGACTCAAAATTATCATGTATGCAAACAGTGTTGCCTTAGATTTCCAAGAAGTagtattgtaattttttattttattattttttgtttaccCTTTGTTTAACCGGGAGTAGACGACTCACtaagattgaaaatctctttgtTGTGATTGTTGTGGCCTAGACTGGCACTAGTGCAAAGAACACAGTGgcagacataaaacaaacatataacaatttaaaataaaaacaaagaacaaattGCAGAATCCACCGTTTGTCAAGACCTGCCCATGGTCCCAGCCTTGGTTACTGTTGCTGGGTTCAAAAAGCCAAGCCTGGGGGGCGTTCATTCCCACAGGAAACAATGGAAAATACCGGGAGATTTAACTTTCTCGTAATTCGAATTGAATCCATCATTCTGTCCAAAACGCGGTGTCAGTGATACAGAACAAACGTGGCTACAGTTGAGTGAATGGGCATTATATGACATATCCGAAAACTTGTGAAAATTGTTGTTTTGTCCTGATGTCTGACAGTAGCCATGGCCACTAACGTGAGCTACTCTGGGAATATGTTCTGGATATCTCGAGTCACTGTTGCAGACACCCCAAGCACACCTTTTAACCATGTTAAAATAATATAACTCACTGATTTATCCGCGTTTGCCAGCTAGAAAGCTCTGCGTTTCCCCGTGACGCCATTAACAACGAGCCTGGGAGAACACAGCCTGGGGCGGTGTTTGACAAACCCCAGTAAGTTAGCAACTGTTGCTATGGGGAGGAGCACTCTGGTTGGTGGGTCAGCAGACCAATCAGAAGGCCAACAAAGGGTCAACATTCAGAACATCTACAGCCAGATCTGCCTGATTCACAGTCAGTTAAAATCATTTTAGCTGCATCCACTGAAACCAGCCACTGAAGATTTAGATAATTTTGCAACTGATTCCAAGCTGAGGGAACAGCACACTGAAACACCCTGTTTCCCAGTTCAATATTGACTTTAGGGACCGTTAGTATTAATAAGTCCTGGGAGCAAAGACCGTAACTCCCTATACTTTTTGTAGGATGTAGATCCATAGGTaagaaggaagcagtcctggAACACCCTTACCAATTATCGATGTTAAGAGATACTTTGACGGTTTTGATAAAAGTTATACAAGGTTTGATTTGGTTGGTTAATATTCCACTTTTCCTTTTTATACTTAGCAGCAGTGATAGCCAAGGCcagagacattatgttttcaggttgtccgttcCATTCTTGTGACTGCAgcatctcaagaacgccttgagggaatttcttcaaatttggcacaatgaAGTGATAATCTTTTTAGTGTCATTCTGGTTAacgtgaacatgatatctcaagaacacctttagggaatgttttcagttcagtcaggaccaccttagtcaaagaaaactttatctacatttgcagtattatatttggcggtatggctctgtcctggggcctctctgcctctcctagGCCCACGTGgaaagagagcacacctctccgccAGTGTGTTTGCATACGTGGACAGCCTAAGGCAGAGAAATCACACCTCTCCGCCCATCTGTGTGCATATGTGGACAGCCtagggcagagagagcaaacctctctgcccttccatgtgcaaacaaggaaagcctaaggcagggagagcagtgGCAAAGACCCCCCCAGTAACAgtacagagcagcatcaatgacaaacagaaatgataagtcagacacaacataaaGAGGAGtggtggaggcaggttggagGTTGTAGGCAGACCAAAGCAGTTTCAATAGGGTgctctgaatgagatttgctaattggttgcatagaaaggaatcatgtgatctgtcagcagactcccttccatcaatcatcttctccatcagttgatttgggctgcttgagatcagctgatgtagctgggatgtgagctgagcttgacatcatgtcctgcctgaactaacaccaGGCTcaatatttggcacaaacgtctacttgGAGTCAGTGATGTTATGTGTCAGATTTTGGCATTGAAATGTCAGGGTCTCTGTCACCTCACGTTTGTCTTATTCTCGTGAATATTTCTAGAAGGCCTTGAGGTAACTTCcgccaatttggcacaaacgtcacgAACAATAACTCAGGAAtagaagggaagacatttggtcagaattggtgacactaattttggATGCTCACTTTGAAactgctgattgtgt
It encodes the following:
- the camlg gene encoding calcium signal-modulating cyclophilin ligand; this encodes MESGEANEGEKGGSLSAAQRRAEIRRRKLLMNSEDRMNRIVGFAKNESENNAGALRRPTEPRFHLDLDRTEPWSSSSSSPRPSPFMSEASALGSRSHSATPERRGSPLPDCSEPLGGSLGSSLDDDMGGIRPRPRGERASDDISGSPRRGLQKYLSRFDDAMKLRGQLASEKPAQDGGSDSEDFDPFRIFRLIGSILLAVFVRIFVCKFLSIFAPFLTLELAYMGLSKYFPKVEKKTQTTVLTAALLLSGIPAEVINRSMDTYRRMGDVFADLCVYFFTFILSHEILTLIGSETP